Genomic window (Synergistaceae bacterium):
GAAATAGATGAAATTTAGGAGGACATATTATGAGAATAGCAATTCCTGCAGATAAAAACGATTTAAATTCAAAGGTCTCCCTTTCTTTTGGCAGAGCCCCCTTTTTTGCAATTTATAACACTGA
Coding sequences:
- a CDS encoding dinitrogenase iron-molybdenum cofactor biosynthesis protein, with the protein product MRIAIPADKNDLNSKVSLSFGRAPFFAIYNT